In Athene noctua chromosome 7, bAthNoc1.hap1.1, whole genome shotgun sequence, the following proteins share a genomic window:
- the MPP4 gene encoding MAGUK p55 subfamily member 4 isoform X1, with product MEVPTVCSQDNGISHVLTLVLQELSLLCKRDVNGVGMLYDLLGSRWLQALLKIYECLQHYLGKRPVPVTLQACALNREVVELLREAPQSGEIKELRRLLRAPHLKALLSAHDTVAQKDFEPTLPPLPDNIPENEEAMRIVCLVKNNQPLGATIKRHEITGDITVARVIHGGLADRSGLLYAGDKLVEVNGVPIEGLEPEQVINILALSQGTIMFKLIPVSDRPVSNQTTVYVRAMADYGPLEDPAIPCADAGLPFKKGDILQIVDQNDALWWQARKVSDLSGCAGLIPSNHLLKRKQREFWWSQPFQPHLCLKSSMLTTVEEEDDMQIDEKCVETDEETFESEELKEEEEEFGEFGQRVFIAGFRRSMRLCRRKSRTSQQSCYTRCPSSCYSSLAAPYEEVVRYQRHPADRHRLIILVGPAGVGVNELRRRLIASNPREFQSAIPHTTRVQKSYEMNGREYHYVSKDTFENMVYSHRMLEYGEYKGYLYGTSIDAVRTVLDEGKICIIDLEPQGIQVARTHELKPYIIFIKPPSISCMRQTRKNARIITDYYVNMKFKEEDLQEMEDSAKKMEVQFGQFFDQVIVNDNLQEASAQLLSAVHHAQDEPQWVPAVWICSDAQP from the exons ATGGAGGTGCCAACAGTCTGCAGTCAAGATAATG GTATATCTCATGTTCTGACTCTAGTGCTACAAGAACTGAGTTTGCTCTGTAAAAGAGATGTCAATGGTGTTGGCATGTTATATGACCTGCTTGGATCTCGCTGGCTGCAAGCACTTTTAAAG ATTTATGAATGCCTCCAACATTACCTCGGAAAAAGACCAGTTCCTGTCACGCTGCAGGCATGTGCATTGAATCGTGAG GTGGTAGAGTTACTGCGTGAAGCCCCTCAGTCTGGGGAGATCAAAGAGCTAAGGCGACTACTGCGTGCTCCACACTTAAAG GCCTTGCTATCTGCTCATGATACTGTGGCGCAGAAAGATTTTGAACCAACCCTTCCACCACTGCCAGACAATATACCTGAAAATGAGGAAGCTATGAGGATTGTCTGCTTAGTGAAAAACAACCAGCCTCTG GGTGCCACCATTAAACGCCATGAGATAACAGGTGACATAACAGTTGCCCGTGTGATCCATGGGGGGCTAGCAGACAGAAGTG GGTTGCTGTATGCTGGAGACAAACTGGTGGAAGTAAATGGAGTTCCTATTGAGGGACTTGAGCCTGAGCAAGTTATTAATATTCTG GCCCTGTCTCAGGGGACAATTATGTTCAAATTAATTCCAGTTTCTGATCGGCCTGTCAGCAACCAAACAACA GTCTATGTGCGAGCAATGGCAGATTACGGGCCCTTGGAAGATCCTGCCATACCTTGTGCTGATGCAGGTTTGCCTTTTAAGAAGGGTGATATACTCCAGATTGTGGACCAGAATGATGCTCTTTGGTGGCAGGCCAGGAAAGTTTCAGATCTCAGTGGCTGTGCTGGACTTATACCTTCAAATCATCTTCTTAAAAG GAAGCAGCGAGAATTCTGGTGGTCTCAGCCTTTCCAGCCCCATCTCTGTCTCAAATCATCAATGT TGACCACTGTGGAAGAAG AGGATGACATGCAGATTGATGAGAAGTGTGTGGAAACAG ATGAAGAGACGTTTGAGTCTG AGGAACTTAAAGAAG AAGAAGAAGAATTTGGTGAATTTGGTCAACGAGTCTTTATTG CTGGTTTCCGTAGAAGTATGCGCCTGTGTCGCAGGAAATCCCGGACCAGCCAGCAGTCGTGCTACACCCGGTGCCCCAGCAGCTGTTACAGCAGCCTCGCAGCTCCATATGAAGAGGTAGTTAGGTACCAGCGGCACCCAGCAGACCGACACAGACTAATTATACTAGTGG GTCCTGCAGGAGTTGGTGTGAATGAGCTAAGGCGAAGGCTTATTGCAAGTAACCCACGAGAGTTTCAAAGTGCCATACCCC ATACCACTCGTGTTCAGAAGAGTTATGAAATGAATGGTCGTGAATATCACTATGTGTCAAAGGACACTTTTGAAAACATGGTGTATAGCCACAG AATGCTGGAATATGGGGAATACAAAGGGTACCTGTATGGTACCAGTATTGATGCAGTGCGAACTGTCCTCGATGAAGGGAAGATCTGCATAATAGATTTAGAACCACAG GGCATACAAGTAGCCCGAACTCATGAATTAAAGCCCTACATTATATTCATTAAGCCACCCAGCATAAGCTGCATGAGGCAGACTCGTAAAAATGCCAGGATCATTACGGATTATTATGTGAACATGAAATTCAAG GAGGAAGATTTACAGGAGATGGAAGACTCAGCTAAGAAAATGGAAGTTCAGTTTGGTCAGTTCTTTGATCAAGTGATTGTGAATGACAATTTGCAAGAAGCATCTGCACAGCTGCTGTCTGCAGTCCATCATGCACAGGACGAGCCCCAGTGGGTCCCTGCAGTATGGATATGCTCAGATGCTCAGCCCTGA
- the MPP4 gene encoding MAGUK p55 subfamily member 4 isoform X2 encodes MEVPTVCSQDNGISHVLTLVLQELSLLCKRDVNGVGMLYDLLGSRWLQALLKIYECLQHYLGKRPVPVTLQACALNREVVELLREAPQSGEIKELRRLLRAPHLKALLSAHDTVAQKDFEPTLPPLPDNIPENEEAMRIVCLVKNNQPLGATIKRHEITGDITVARVIHGGLADRSGLLYAGDKLVEVNGVPIEGLEPEQVINILALSQGTIMFKLIPVSDRPVSNQTTVYVRAMADYGPLEDPAIPCADAGLPFKKGDILQIVDQNDALWWQARKVSDLSGCAGLIPSNHLLKRKQREFWWSQPFQPHLCLKSSMLTTVEEEDDMQIDEKCVETDEETFESEEEEFGEFGQRVFIAGFRRSMRLCRRKSRTSQQSCYTRCPSSCYSSLAAPYEEVVRYQRHPADRHRLIILVGPAGVGVNELRRRLIASNPREFQSAIPHTTRVQKSYEMNGREYHYVSKDTFENMVYSHRMLEYGEYKGYLYGTSIDAVRTVLDEGKICIIDLEPQGIQVARTHELKPYIIFIKPPSISCMRQTRKNARIITDYYVNMKFKEEDLQEMEDSAKKMEVQFGQFFDQVIVNDNLQEASAQLLSAVHHAQDEPQWVPAVWICSDAQP; translated from the exons ATGGAGGTGCCAACAGTCTGCAGTCAAGATAATG GTATATCTCATGTTCTGACTCTAGTGCTACAAGAACTGAGTTTGCTCTGTAAAAGAGATGTCAATGGTGTTGGCATGTTATATGACCTGCTTGGATCTCGCTGGCTGCAAGCACTTTTAAAG ATTTATGAATGCCTCCAACATTACCTCGGAAAAAGACCAGTTCCTGTCACGCTGCAGGCATGTGCATTGAATCGTGAG GTGGTAGAGTTACTGCGTGAAGCCCCTCAGTCTGGGGAGATCAAAGAGCTAAGGCGACTACTGCGTGCTCCACACTTAAAG GCCTTGCTATCTGCTCATGATACTGTGGCGCAGAAAGATTTTGAACCAACCCTTCCACCACTGCCAGACAATATACCTGAAAATGAGGAAGCTATGAGGATTGTCTGCTTAGTGAAAAACAACCAGCCTCTG GGTGCCACCATTAAACGCCATGAGATAACAGGTGACATAACAGTTGCCCGTGTGATCCATGGGGGGCTAGCAGACAGAAGTG GGTTGCTGTATGCTGGAGACAAACTGGTGGAAGTAAATGGAGTTCCTATTGAGGGACTTGAGCCTGAGCAAGTTATTAATATTCTG GCCCTGTCTCAGGGGACAATTATGTTCAAATTAATTCCAGTTTCTGATCGGCCTGTCAGCAACCAAACAACA GTCTATGTGCGAGCAATGGCAGATTACGGGCCCTTGGAAGATCCTGCCATACCTTGTGCTGATGCAGGTTTGCCTTTTAAGAAGGGTGATATACTCCAGATTGTGGACCAGAATGATGCTCTTTGGTGGCAGGCCAGGAAAGTTTCAGATCTCAGTGGCTGTGCTGGACTTATACCTTCAAATCATCTTCTTAAAAG GAAGCAGCGAGAATTCTGGTGGTCTCAGCCTTTCCAGCCCCATCTCTGTCTCAAATCATCAATGT TGACCACTGTGGAAGAAG AGGATGACATGCAGATTGATGAGAAGTGTGTGGAAACAG ATGAAGAGACGTTTGAGTCTG AAGAAGAAGAATTTGGTGAATTTGGTCAACGAGTCTTTATTG CTGGTTTCCGTAGAAGTATGCGCCTGTGTCGCAGGAAATCCCGGACCAGCCAGCAGTCGTGCTACACCCGGTGCCCCAGCAGCTGTTACAGCAGCCTCGCAGCTCCATATGAAGAGGTAGTTAGGTACCAGCGGCACCCAGCAGACCGACACAGACTAATTATACTAGTGG GTCCTGCAGGAGTTGGTGTGAATGAGCTAAGGCGAAGGCTTATTGCAAGTAACCCACGAGAGTTTCAAAGTGCCATACCCC ATACCACTCGTGTTCAGAAGAGTTATGAAATGAATGGTCGTGAATATCACTATGTGTCAAAGGACACTTTTGAAAACATGGTGTATAGCCACAG AATGCTGGAATATGGGGAATACAAAGGGTACCTGTATGGTACCAGTATTGATGCAGTGCGAACTGTCCTCGATGAAGGGAAGATCTGCATAATAGATTTAGAACCACAG GGCATACAAGTAGCCCGAACTCATGAATTAAAGCCCTACATTATATTCATTAAGCCACCCAGCATAAGCTGCATGAGGCAGACTCGTAAAAATGCCAGGATCATTACGGATTATTATGTGAACATGAAATTCAAG GAGGAAGATTTACAGGAGATGGAAGACTCAGCTAAGAAAATGGAAGTTCAGTTTGGTCAGTTCTTTGATCAAGTGATTGTGAATGACAATTTGCAAGAAGCATCTGCACAGCTGCTGTCTGCAGTCCATCATGCACAGGACGAGCCCCAGTGGGTCCCTGCAGTATGGATATGCTCAGATGCTCAGCCCTGA
- the MPP4 gene encoding MAGUK p55 subfamily member 4 isoform X3, translated as MEVPTVCSQDNVLQELSLLCKRDVNGVGMLYDLLGSRWLQALLKIYECLQHYLGKRPVPVTLQACALNREVVELLREAPQSGEIKELRRLLRAPHLKALLSAHDTVAQKDFEPTLPPLPDNIPENEEAMRIVCLVKNNQPLGATIKRHEITGDITVARVIHGGLADRSGLLYAGDKLVEVNGVPIEGLEPEQVINILALSQGTIMFKLIPVSDRPVSNQTTVYVRAMADYGPLEDPAIPCADAGLPFKKGDILQIVDQNDALWWQARKVSDLSGCAGLIPSNHLLKRKQREFWWSQPFQPHLCLKSSMLTTVEEEDDMQIDEKCVETDEETFESEELKEEEEEFGEFGQRVFIAGFRRSMRLCRRKSRTSQQSCYTRCPSSCYSSLAAPYEEVVRYQRHPADRHRLIILVGPAGVGVNELRRRLIASNPREFQSAIPHTTRVQKSYEMNGREYHYVSKDTFENMVYSHRMLEYGEYKGYLYGTSIDAVRTVLDEGKICIIDLEPQGIQVARTHELKPYIIFIKPPSISCMRQTRKNARIITDYYVNMKFKEEDLQEMEDSAKKMEVQFGQFFDQVIVNDNLQEASAQLLSAVHHAQDEPQWVPAVWICSDAQP; from the exons ATGGAGGTGCCAACAGTCTGCAGTCAAGATAATG TGCTACAAGAACTGAGTTTGCTCTGTAAAAGAGATGTCAATGGTGTTGGCATGTTATATGACCTGCTTGGATCTCGCTGGCTGCAAGCACTTTTAAAG ATTTATGAATGCCTCCAACATTACCTCGGAAAAAGACCAGTTCCTGTCACGCTGCAGGCATGTGCATTGAATCGTGAG GTGGTAGAGTTACTGCGTGAAGCCCCTCAGTCTGGGGAGATCAAAGAGCTAAGGCGACTACTGCGTGCTCCACACTTAAAG GCCTTGCTATCTGCTCATGATACTGTGGCGCAGAAAGATTTTGAACCAACCCTTCCACCACTGCCAGACAATATACCTGAAAATGAGGAAGCTATGAGGATTGTCTGCTTAGTGAAAAACAACCAGCCTCTG GGTGCCACCATTAAACGCCATGAGATAACAGGTGACATAACAGTTGCCCGTGTGATCCATGGGGGGCTAGCAGACAGAAGTG GGTTGCTGTATGCTGGAGACAAACTGGTGGAAGTAAATGGAGTTCCTATTGAGGGACTTGAGCCTGAGCAAGTTATTAATATTCTG GCCCTGTCTCAGGGGACAATTATGTTCAAATTAATTCCAGTTTCTGATCGGCCTGTCAGCAACCAAACAACA GTCTATGTGCGAGCAATGGCAGATTACGGGCCCTTGGAAGATCCTGCCATACCTTGTGCTGATGCAGGTTTGCCTTTTAAGAAGGGTGATATACTCCAGATTGTGGACCAGAATGATGCTCTTTGGTGGCAGGCCAGGAAAGTTTCAGATCTCAGTGGCTGTGCTGGACTTATACCTTCAAATCATCTTCTTAAAAG GAAGCAGCGAGAATTCTGGTGGTCTCAGCCTTTCCAGCCCCATCTCTGTCTCAAATCATCAATGT TGACCACTGTGGAAGAAG AGGATGACATGCAGATTGATGAGAAGTGTGTGGAAACAG ATGAAGAGACGTTTGAGTCTG AGGAACTTAAAGAAG AAGAAGAAGAATTTGGTGAATTTGGTCAACGAGTCTTTATTG CTGGTTTCCGTAGAAGTATGCGCCTGTGTCGCAGGAAATCCCGGACCAGCCAGCAGTCGTGCTACACCCGGTGCCCCAGCAGCTGTTACAGCAGCCTCGCAGCTCCATATGAAGAGGTAGTTAGGTACCAGCGGCACCCAGCAGACCGACACAGACTAATTATACTAGTGG GTCCTGCAGGAGTTGGTGTGAATGAGCTAAGGCGAAGGCTTATTGCAAGTAACCCACGAGAGTTTCAAAGTGCCATACCCC ATACCACTCGTGTTCAGAAGAGTTATGAAATGAATGGTCGTGAATATCACTATGTGTCAAAGGACACTTTTGAAAACATGGTGTATAGCCACAG AATGCTGGAATATGGGGAATACAAAGGGTACCTGTATGGTACCAGTATTGATGCAGTGCGAACTGTCCTCGATGAAGGGAAGATCTGCATAATAGATTTAGAACCACAG GGCATACAAGTAGCCCGAACTCATGAATTAAAGCCCTACATTATATTCATTAAGCCACCCAGCATAAGCTGCATGAGGCAGACTCGTAAAAATGCCAGGATCATTACGGATTATTATGTGAACATGAAATTCAAG GAGGAAGATTTACAGGAGATGGAAGACTCAGCTAAGAAAATGGAAGTTCAGTTTGGTCAGTTCTTTGATCAAGTGATTGTGAATGACAATTTGCAAGAAGCATCTGCACAGCTGCTGTCTGCAGTCCATCATGCACAGGACGAGCCCCAGTGGGTCCCTGCAGTATGGATATGCTCAGATGCTCAGCCCTGA
- the MPP4 gene encoding MAGUK p55 subfamily member 4 isoform X4, whose protein sequence is MEVPTVCSQDNGISHVLTLVLQELSLLCKRDVNGVGMLYDLLGSRWLQALLKIYECLQHYLGKRPVPVTLQACALNREALLSAHDTVAQKDFEPTLPPLPDNIPENEEAMRIVCLVKNNQPLGATIKRHEITGDITVARVIHGGLADRSGLLYAGDKLVEVNGVPIEGLEPEQVINILALSQGTIMFKLIPVSDRPVSNQTTVYVRAMADYGPLEDPAIPCADAGLPFKKGDILQIVDQNDALWWQARKVSDLSGCAGLIPSNHLLKRKQREFWWSQPFQPHLCLKSSMLTTVEEEDDMQIDEKCVETDEETFESEELKEEEEEFGEFGQRVFIAGFRRSMRLCRRKSRTSQQSCYTRCPSSCYSSLAAPYEEVVRYQRHPADRHRLIILVGPAGVGVNELRRRLIASNPREFQSAIPHTTRVQKSYEMNGREYHYVSKDTFENMVYSHRMLEYGEYKGYLYGTSIDAVRTVLDEGKICIIDLEPQGIQVARTHELKPYIIFIKPPSISCMRQTRKNARIITDYYVNMKFKEEDLQEMEDSAKKMEVQFGQFFDQVIVNDNLQEASAQLLSAVHHAQDEPQWVPAVWICSDAQP, encoded by the exons ATGGAGGTGCCAACAGTCTGCAGTCAAGATAATG GTATATCTCATGTTCTGACTCTAGTGCTACAAGAACTGAGTTTGCTCTGTAAAAGAGATGTCAATGGTGTTGGCATGTTATATGACCTGCTTGGATCTCGCTGGCTGCAAGCACTTTTAAAG ATTTATGAATGCCTCCAACATTACCTCGGAAAAAGACCAGTTCCTGTCACGCTGCAGGCATGTGCATTGAATCGTGAG GCCTTGCTATCTGCTCATGATACTGTGGCGCAGAAAGATTTTGAACCAACCCTTCCACCACTGCCAGACAATATACCTGAAAATGAGGAAGCTATGAGGATTGTCTGCTTAGTGAAAAACAACCAGCCTCTG GGTGCCACCATTAAACGCCATGAGATAACAGGTGACATAACAGTTGCCCGTGTGATCCATGGGGGGCTAGCAGACAGAAGTG GGTTGCTGTATGCTGGAGACAAACTGGTGGAAGTAAATGGAGTTCCTATTGAGGGACTTGAGCCTGAGCAAGTTATTAATATTCTG GCCCTGTCTCAGGGGACAATTATGTTCAAATTAATTCCAGTTTCTGATCGGCCTGTCAGCAACCAAACAACA GTCTATGTGCGAGCAATGGCAGATTACGGGCCCTTGGAAGATCCTGCCATACCTTGTGCTGATGCAGGTTTGCCTTTTAAGAAGGGTGATATACTCCAGATTGTGGACCAGAATGATGCTCTTTGGTGGCAGGCCAGGAAAGTTTCAGATCTCAGTGGCTGTGCTGGACTTATACCTTCAAATCATCTTCTTAAAAG GAAGCAGCGAGAATTCTGGTGGTCTCAGCCTTTCCAGCCCCATCTCTGTCTCAAATCATCAATGT TGACCACTGTGGAAGAAG AGGATGACATGCAGATTGATGAGAAGTGTGTGGAAACAG ATGAAGAGACGTTTGAGTCTG AGGAACTTAAAGAAG AAGAAGAAGAATTTGGTGAATTTGGTCAACGAGTCTTTATTG CTGGTTTCCGTAGAAGTATGCGCCTGTGTCGCAGGAAATCCCGGACCAGCCAGCAGTCGTGCTACACCCGGTGCCCCAGCAGCTGTTACAGCAGCCTCGCAGCTCCATATGAAGAGGTAGTTAGGTACCAGCGGCACCCAGCAGACCGACACAGACTAATTATACTAGTGG GTCCTGCAGGAGTTGGTGTGAATGAGCTAAGGCGAAGGCTTATTGCAAGTAACCCACGAGAGTTTCAAAGTGCCATACCCC ATACCACTCGTGTTCAGAAGAGTTATGAAATGAATGGTCGTGAATATCACTATGTGTCAAAGGACACTTTTGAAAACATGGTGTATAGCCACAG AATGCTGGAATATGGGGAATACAAAGGGTACCTGTATGGTACCAGTATTGATGCAGTGCGAACTGTCCTCGATGAAGGGAAGATCTGCATAATAGATTTAGAACCACAG GGCATACAAGTAGCCCGAACTCATGAATTAAAGCCCTACATTATATTCATTAAGCCACCCAGCATAAGCTGCATGAGGCAGACTCGTAAAAATGCCAGGATCATTACGGATTATTATGTGAACATGAAATTCAAG GAGGAAGATTTACAGGAGATGGAAGACTCAGCTAAGAAAATGGAAGTTCAGTTTGGTCAGTTCTTTGATCAAGTGATTGTGAATGACAATTTGCAAGAAGCATCTGCACAGCTGCTGTCTGCAGTCCATCATGCACAGGACGAGCCCCAGTGGGTCCCTGCAGTATGGATATGCTCAGATGCTCAGCCCTGA
- the MPP4 gene encoding MAGUK p55 subfamily member 4 isoform X5, producing the protein MALLSAHDTVAQKDFEPTLPPLPDNIPENEEAMRIVCLVKNNQPLGATIKRHEITGDITVARVIHGGLADRSGLLYAGDKLVEVNGVPIEGLEPEQVINILALSQGTIMFKLIPVSDRPVSNQTTVYVRAMADYGPLEDPAIPCADAGLPFKKGDILQIVDQNDALWWQARKVSDLSGCAGLIPSNHLLKRKQREFWWSQPFQPHLCLKSSMLTTVEEEDDMQIDEKCVETDEETFESEELKEEEEEFGEFGQRVFIAGFRRSMRLCRRKSRTSQQSCYTRCPSSCYSSLAAPYEEVVRYQRHPADRHRLIILVGPAGVGVNELRRRLIASNPREFQSAIPHTTRVQKSYEMNGREYHYVSKDTFENMVYSHRMLEYGEYKGYLYGTSIDAVRTVLDEGKICIIDLEPQGIQVARTHELKPYIIFIKPPSISCMRQTRKNARIITDYYVNMKFKEEDLQEMEDSAKKMEVQFGQFFDQVIVNDNLQEASAQLLSAVHHAQDEPQWVPAVWICSDAQP; encoded by the exons ATG GCCTTGCTATCTGCTCATGATACTGTGGCGCAGAAAGATTTTGAACCAACCCTTCCACCACTGCCAGACAATATACCTGAAAATGAGGAAGCTATGAGGATTGTCTGCTTAGTGAAAAACAACCAGCCTCTG GGTGCCACCATTAAACGCCATGAGATAACAGGTGACATAACAGTTGCCCGTGTGATCCATGGGGGGCTAGCAGACAGAAGTG GGTTGCTGTATGCTGGAGACAAACTGGTGGAAGTAAATGGAGTTCCTATTGAGGGACTTGAGCCTGAGCAAGTTATTAATATTCTG GCCCTGTCTCAGGGGACAATTATGTTCAAATTAATTCCAGTTTCTGATCGGCCTGTCAGCAACCAAACAACA GTCTATGTGCGAGCAATGGCAGATTACGGGCCCTTGGAAGATCCTGCCATACCTTGTGCTGATGCAGGTTTGCCTTTTAAGAAGGGTGATATACTCCAGATTGTGGACCAGAATGATGCTCTTTGGTGGCAGGCCAGGAAAGTTTCAGATCTCAGTGGCTGTGCTGGACTTATACCTTCAAATCATCTTCTTAAAAG GAAGCAGCGAGAATTCTGGTGGTCTCAGCCTTTCCAGCCCCATCTCTGTCTCAAATCATCAATGT TGACCACTGTGGAAGAAG AGGATGACATGCAGATTGATGAGAAGTGTGTGGAAACAG ATGAAGAGACGTTTGAGTCTG AGGAACTTAAAGAAG AAGAAGAAGAATTTGGTGAATTTGGTCAACGAGTCTTTATTG CTGGTTTCCGTAGAAGTATGCGCCTGTGTCGCAGGAAATCCCGGACCAGCCAGCAGTCGTGCTACACCCGGTGCCCCAGCAGCTGTTACAGCAGCCTCGCAGCTCCATATGAAGAGGTAGTTAGGTACCAGCGGCACCCAGCAGACCGACACAGACTAATTATACTAGTGG GTCCTGCAGGAGTTGGTGTGAATGAGCTAAGGCGAAGGCTTATTGCAAGTAACCCACGAGAGTTTCAAAGTGCCATACCCC ATACCACTCGTGTTCAGAAGAGTTATGAAATGAATGGTCGTGAATATCACTATGTGTCAAAGGACACTTTTGAAAACATGGTGTATAGCCACAG AATGCTGGAATATGGGGAATACAAAGGGTACCTGTATGGTACCAGTATTGATGCAGTGCGAACTGTCCTCGATGAAGGGAAGATCTGCATAATAGATTTAGAACCACAG GGCATACAAGTAGCCCGAACTCATGAATTAAAGCCCTACATTATATTCATTAAGCCACCCAGCATAAGCTGCATGAGGCAGACTCGTAAAAATGCCAGGATCATTACGGATTATTATGTGAACATGAAATTCAAG GAGGAAGATTTACAGGAGATGGAAGACTCAGCTAAGAAAATGGAAGTTCAGTTTGGTCAGTTCTTTGATCAAGTGATTGTGAATGACAATTTGCAAGAAGCATCTGCACAGCTGCTGTCTGCAGTCCATCATGCACAGGACGAGCCCCAGTGGGTCCCTGCAGTATGGATATGCTCAGATGCTCAGCCCTGA